A stretch of the Rosa rugosa chromosome 5, drRosRugo1.1, whole genome shotgun sequence genome encodes the following:
- the LOC133709447 gene encoding protein CHROMATIN REMODELING 19 yields the protein MKRSLDHFEISDDEWEEHSSSFKPSRVLKKSRTPTPPAIESFAYRKRRVSDDDSDCVEIKDDSDDDCVEIKNDLEDDDVVEEVRRPVTRGRRFVVEDEDSDGDWAELESTSEEEEEEEAEAEDDDVVGRALQKCAKISADLKRELHGSSAPTASDRYAEVDASSVRIVTQDDINEACRSDESDFLPVLKPYQLVGVNFLLLLYRKGIGGAILADEMGLGKTIQAVTYLMLLKHLHNDPGPHLIVCPASVLENWERELKKWCPSFSVLQYHGAARSAYSRELTSLAKAGMPPPFNVILVCYSLFERHSAQQKDDRKILKRWQWSCVLMDEAHALKDKNSYRWKNLMSVARSANQRLMLTGTPLQNDLHELWSMLEFIMPDLFTTEDVDLKKLLSAADTDLISRMKSILGPFILRRLKSDVMQQLVPKIQRVEYVIMDKEQNDAYKEAIEEYRAASRARIAKTSQANSNSIVGVLPRRQISNYFVQFRKIANHPLLVRRIYSDEDVVRFARKLHPMGAFGFECTLDRVIEEMKSFNDFSIHRLLLSYDVTDKKGCLPDEDVMLSAKSQALAELLPTLKQAGHRVLIFSQWTSMLDILEWALDVIGVTYRRLDGSTQVTERQTIVDTFNNDTSIFACLLSTRAGGQGLNLTGADTVVIHDMDFNPQIDRQAEDRCHRIGQTKPVTIYRLVTKGTVDENVYEIAKRKLVLDAAVLESGLEMENEGETSEKTMGEILSKLLLG from the exons ATGAAGCGCAGCCTCGACCATTTCGAAATCTCCGACGACGAGTGGGAGGAGCACTCCTCCTCCTTCAAGCCCTCCCGCGTCCTCAAGAAGTCGAGGACGCCGACGCCGCCGGCAATCGAGTCCTTCGCCTACCGGAAGCGCCGAGTCTCCGACGACGACTCCGATTGCGTCGAGATTAAGGACGATTCGGACGACGATTGCGTGGAGATCAAGAACGATTTGGAGGACGACGACGTCGTCGAGGAGGTCCGCCGGCCGGTGACGCGTGGACGGAGGTTTGTGGTCGAGGACGAGGATAGCGACGGGGATTGGGCGGAGTTGGAGTCGACgagtgaggaggaggaggaggaggaggcggaggcggaggaCGATGACGTCGTCGGGAGAGCTTTGCAGAAGTGCGCCAAAATATCGGCGGATTTGAAGAGGGAGCTCCATGGTTCGTCGGCGCCGACGGCGAGTGATCGGTATGCTGAAGTGGACGCTTCCTCTGTGAGGATTGTCACTCAG GATGACATTAATGAGGCATGTAGATCAGACGAGTCCGATTTTCTACCTGTTCTCAAGCCATACCAGCTGGTTGGTGTTAACTTTCTTCTTCTGTTGTATCGAAAGGGTATTGGAGGAG CTATTTTGGCCGATGAGATGGGTCTAGGGAAGACCATTCAG GCCGTAACGTATTTGATGCTATTGAAACATTTACACAATGACCCGGGTCCCCATTTGATTGTATGTCCTGCTTCAGTTTTGGAAAACTGGGAAAGAGAACTTAAGAAGTGGTGCCCATCATTTTCTGTTCTCCAGTATCATGGGGCTGCGCGATCTGCATATTCAAGGGAGTTGACCTCATTGGCCAAAGCTGGAATGCCGCCTCCTTTTAATGTTATTCTTGTGTGCTATTCACTATTTGAAAGACACAG TGCACAGCAGAAAGATGATCGTAAGATTCTGAAACGTTGGCAGTGGAGTTGTGTTCTTATGGATGAGGCTCATGCTCTGAAGGATAAAAACAGCTACAGGTGGAAGAACCTAATGTCTGTTGCAAGAAGTGCAAACCAGCGTCTAATGCTGACGGGAACACCTCTACAAAATGATTTACAT GAGCTATGGTCAATGCTGGAGTTTATTATGCCAGATCTTTTTACTACTGAGGATGTTGACTTAAAAAAGCTATTAAGTGCTGCCGATACAGATTTGATTAGTCGGATGAAATCCATATTGGGACCATTTATTCTGAGACGTTTGAAATCTGATGTAATGCAACAACTTGTTCCTAAAATACAACGG GTGGAGTATGTTATCATGGATAAGGAACAAAATGATGCCTACAAAGAAGCCATTGAGGAGTATCGTGCAGCTTCACGAGCTCGTATTGCAAAAACTTCACAGGCTAATTCAAACAGTATCGTTGGAGTTCTTCCTCGGCGGCAAATCTCCAACTATTTTGTTCAGTTTCGTAAG ATCGCAAACCATCCTTTACTAGTAAGGCGTATTTACAGTGATGAGGATGTAGTTCGTTTTGCCAGGAAGTTACATCCAATGGGTGCATTTGGCTTTGAATGTACTTTAGACAGAGTAATTGAGGAAATGAAAAGTTTTAATGACTTCTCTATCCACCGG CTTTTACTATCTTATGATGTCACTGATAAGAAGGGATGTCTTCCAGACGAAGATGTTATGCTTTCCGCAAAGTCTCAG GCATTAGCTGAACTTCTTCCTACACTGAAGCAAGCTGGGCATCGAGTTCTGATATTTAGCCAGTGGACGTCAATGCTTGATATCTTGGAGTGGGCTTTGGACGTGATAGGGGTTACATACAGACGACTCGATGGAAG TACTCAGGTAACAGAAAGACAGACGATAGTCGATACATTCAATAACGACACTTCTATATTTGCATGCTTGCTGTCAACAAGAGCTGGGGGCCAGGGTTTGAACTTAACTGGAGCTGATACTGTAGTCATTCACGATATGGATTTCAACCCACAAATTGATCGACAGGCAGAGGATCGCTGTCATCGCATTGGCCAAACAAAGCCTGTTACCATATACAG GCTAGTGACTAAGGGTACAGTTGATGAAAATGTTTACGAGATTGCAAAGAGGAAGTTGGTGCTTGATGCCGCTGTCCTCGAGTCTGGCTTAGAGATGGAAAATGAAGGCGAAACATCCGAGAAGACTATGGGGGAGATATTATCAAAACTTTTGCTGGGTTAG